In the genome of Sphaeramia orbicularis chromosome 13, fSphaOr1.1, whole genome shotgun sequence, one region contains:
- the LOC115431224 gene encoding TRPM8 channel-associated factor homolog, whose amino-acid sequence MTTKAAQSHQERGYMSLMKGVRELDLRGTSVPGHLVLTGDHSFPLVMNSHGQVLMAASFYGSGRIVVLGHESYLTAFPALVENALVWLRGDGSENQSVGIHKNVQGVAHNVSTPLFQTRTVGSFSRDLGVGVYVTDAYSVGPDQKDLVAFLKAGGGVLIAGQAWSWAADHPKENTLLQFVGNKLSGVAGVYFSEHHAEAEYLPVYPQIPSSWMVVQVGKDFEEDLEFLLQGVSEFDIQGEALPSEVLVHGPLAFPIGTTSDGRAFLAGAYYGRGRVIVVTHEAFLRKEALSQFWINAIHWLDEGQNGVVGIVPDNALQVLSKSGLKCVKTSFRKDLSVFVCTAYSSDHMDEIQEFVAEGGGLLVGGHAWYWAQTHPGKNPMTDFSGNKILNRMGLSILEATISGGIYKAPVPSRAVKDTYHFRHLLYRFAGHVTQGKELTKHEEECLGKLGNDCACFLHLKNHDCSSYAQMVSTLTEILKKTGMPQVCETCPVKTPRDRLLLNVGSEVFKVCLNPDELLPYLIKNNPLMPVVYNQRIKVNVNTAGGEEWVSTGLYLSPGMKTYMVIPEEIVNKGWEVQVGCQTDKLNAEELKRAPCVHERFPISSEMMHVRNLWGGLIYLVAPPKTRVEGVEVIVQIAVPAPYYKSGVTTAADWSLLRSAPSPWAELEFDNIIFTVPSEFVRDLDRPDELAALWNDIMRGVADLAVIPHKFARKERFVTDVQISHGWMHAGYPVMAHRSTAGELVSIKHAKTEGHWGIIHELGHNQQRACWEFPSHTTECTCNLWSVYVHEEVLGINRAKAHPNMTLAKRNSRAEQYAKGGRNLSKWSMWVALETYMQLEDKFGWDAFKRVFAAYHEMSNFPKDNKGKMNLYAVTFSQAVEMNLSGFFKSWGWPIERDTEDKLSKLPPWTDHPMVQYD is encoded by the exons ATGACGACCAAGGCTGCTCAGTCCCATCAGGAAAGAGGCTACATGTCCCTGATGAAAGGGGTGAGAGAGCTAGACCTTAGGGGCACAAGTGTTCCTGGTCACCTAGTTCTGACTGGAGACCATTCTTTTCCTTTGGTCATGAACAGTCATGGCCAGGTGCTGATGGCTGCCTCCTTCTACGGATCTGGACGGATTGTGGTCCTGGGCCATGAAAGCTACCTGACTGCCTTTCCTGCCCTGGTAGAGAACGCTCTGGTCTGGCTGAGAGGAGATGGATCTGAAAACCAGTCTGTGGGGATCCACAAGAACGTCCAGGGAGTCGCTCATAATGTCAGCACACCCCTCTTCCAAACCCGAACTGTGGGATCCTTCAGCCGTGATCTGGGGGTTGGTGTGTATGTGACAGATGCCTACAGTGTGGGTCCAGATCAGAAGGACCTGGTGGCATTTCTGAAAGCTGGAGGAGGAGTGCTGATAGCCGGGCAGGCGTGGAGCTGGGCTGCAGATCACCCAAAGGAAAATACTCTGCTCCAGTTTGTAGGGAATAAGCTGTCTGGAGTGGCAGGGGTCTACTTCTCTGAACATCATGCAGAGGCAGAGTACCTTCCAGTCTATCCTCAAATCCCATCATCCTGGATGGTTGTACA AGTTGGTAAGGATTTTGAAGAGGACTTAGAGTTTTTACTCCAGGGAGTTTCAGAGTTTGACATCCAGGGTGAAGCTTTGCCTTCTGAGGTTCTGGTCCATGGCCCACTCGCGTTCCCCATTGGGACCACCAGTGATGGACGTGCATTCCTGGCAGGAGCCTACTATGGGCGGGGGCGTGTCATTGTGGTGACACATGAAGCATTTCTTAGAAAAGAG GCACTGAGTCAGTTTTGGATAAATGCCATTCACTGGCTGGATGAAGGCCAGAATGGTGTTGTTGGCATTGTACCAGATAATGCCCTCCAGGTTCTTAGCAAATCAGGTTTGAAGTGTGTGAAGACGAGCTTCAGGAAAGACctgagtgtatttgtgtgtacagcGTACAGCAGTGATCATATGGATGAAATCCAAGAGTTTGTGGCAGAGGGAGGAGGCCTGCTGGTTGGTGGACATGCCTGGTACTGGGCACAGACACATCCGGGGAAAAACCCAATGACAGATTTCTCGG GGAATAAGATCCTTAACAGAATGGGCTTGAGCATTTTGGAAGCTACGATCAGTGGAGGGATTTACAAGGCCCCTGTCCCAAGCCGGGCCGTCAAAGACACCTACCACTTCCGCCACCTTTTGTATCGCTTTGCTGGTCATGTCACCCAAGGCAAAGAGCTTACCAAACATGAGGAAGAGTGTCTTGGAAAGTTGGGAAATGATTGTGCTTGCTTCTTGCACTTGAAGAATCATGACTGCTCCTCCTACGCACAGATGGTTTCTACCCTCACTGAGATCTTGAAAAAGACAGGAATGCCTCAG GTGTGTGAAACCTGCCCTGTGAAGACTCCCAGGGACCGTCTCCTCCTCAATGTGGGGTCAGAAGTGTTTAAGGTTTGCCTGAATCCTGATGAGCTCCTGCCCTACCTGATCAAGAATAACCCTTTAATGCCAGTCGTCTATAACCAACGGATCAAAGTTAATGTTAATACAGCAG GAGGGGAGGAATGGGTCAGTACAGGTCTCTACCTGTCCCCTGGTATGAAGACCTACATGGTCATACCAGAAGAGATCGTCAACAAAGGATGGGAG GTCCAGGTAGGCTGTCAAACAGACAAACTCAATGCTGAAGAGTTGAAGAGAGCACCATGTGTCCATGAGCGTTTTCCCATTTCATCAGAGATGATGCATGTGCGAAACCTATGGGGGGGTCTCATCTACCTGGTGGCACCACCCAAAACACGAGTGGAGGGAGTGGAGGTCATAGTGCAAATAGCTGTACCTGCACCATATTATAAATCTG GTGTGACAACTGCTGCTGATTGGTCACTGCTGCGCTCAGCCCCCTCCCCCTGGGCAGAGCTGGAGTTTGATAACATCATCTTTACCGTGCCATCGGAGTTTGTTCGGGACCTGGACCGTCCTGATGAGTTGGCAGCACTCTGGAACGACATCATGAGGGGCGTCGCCGACCTAGCTGTCATACCGCATAAATTTGCTCGTAAAGAGCGTTTTGTAACTGATGTGCAGATTTCTCATG GTTGGATGCATGCAGGGTATCCTGTCATGGCACACAGATCTACAGCTGGAGAACTGGTCAGCATTAAACATGCAAAGACTGAAGGTCATTGGGGCATCATCCATGAGCTAGGACACAACCAGCAGAGGGCCTGCTGGGAGTTCCCATCACACACCACAGAGTGCACATGCAACCTGTGGTCAGTGTATGTACATGAGGAGGTGCTGGGAATCAACAGAGCAAAG GCTCATCCAAACATGACTTTAGCAAAACGAAACAGTCGTGCAGAGCAGTATGCCAAGGGGGGCAGGAACCTGAGCAAATGGAGCATGTGGGTCGCCCTGGAGACATACATGCAG CTCGAGGATAAATTTGGCTGGGATGCTTTCAAGAGGGTGTTTGCTGCCTACCATGAGATGAGCAACTTCCCCAAAGACAACAAAGGAAAGATGAACCTGTACGCTGTGACTTTCTCCCAGGCTGTGGAGATGAATCTGAGCGGGTTCTTTAAGTCCTGGGGCTGGCCCATAGAAAGAGACACTGAAGACAAACTGTCCAAGCTGCCTCCATGGACGGACCACCCCATGGTCCAATATGACTGA